Within the [Enterobacter] lignolyticus SCF1 genome, the region CGTCGGGCAGGCATTGAATACTCCGCGGTCATTAACACCGCCCCGGCCTGCTCCCCGCCAACGCCAAATCCCTGCAGCACGCGGATCAAGATGAGCAGTACCGGCGCCCAGATACCGATTTTTTCATAGGTTGGCAGTAGCCCGATGCAAAATGTTCCCAACCCTACAATCAGAATGGTAATCACCAGCGCCTTTTTACGCCCGACTTTGTCGCCGATATGCCCGAAAACAATACCGCCCAGAGGCCTTGCCAGAAATCCCACCGCATAGGTGGCAAACGCCGCAAGCGTACTGATAAGCGGATCGGTGCTCGGAAAGAACAAATGCCCAAAAAAGAGGACCGCGGCAGTGCCGTAGGCAAAGAAGTCGTAATACTCGGCTGCGGTGCCAATTGCTGATGCTGTCGCAACGCGCTTGATGACCGGCGTGTTATCAGCAGCATTTATGTTATCGACAGAACTGACCATTTCAATACTCCTGATGAGCCACGACAGAGACTTGATTCACCTGACATTTTTCCGCTGCATCCTGCGGCAGGCTAAGGTCGCGGTCACGCACTTCGGGCATCAGCACGGCGGAAAGCAGACCAATTAGCGAGTAGCAGATAATCATGGCGACAATCGGCCACCATGAACCGGTCATGTTGCAGAAAATACCGGCCAGCACCGGACCGAAGCCGACCGCCACCAGACCGCCCGCCTCTTTGGCAATCGCCATGCGGGTGAAGCGGTTGCGGGAGCCGAAGATTTCCGCCATGGTGATGTTTTCCAGCGCGAACAGTCCCAGCACCGCCACGTTATGAATCACAATCATGCTGGTCATAATGGTTCCCGCGCTGTAGCTCTTATCGACGATCATCGCCAGCATCGGCCAGGCGAGAATAATGGCCGATATATTCAGCAGGATATACGGCAACCGGCGCCCGTATTTATCCGACAGCCAGCCCAGCAGCGGGATAGTCAGGAACCCGATAATCGAACTTATCATCAGCGCATCGGTGGGAATGCCTTTATCGAACAGCAGCGTCTGTACCAGATACCCGGCTAAGAACGTCTGAATCAGCCCGGAGTTGCCGGCCTGGCCGAAGCGCAGCCCGGTGGCAAGCCAGAAAGATTTGCTGCGGAACATAGCGCCGAGCGAACTGTCTTCGACCGCCGTCGCGACCGCGGCGACGCCTTCTTTTTCGCTGACCTTTTCAAATACCGGGCTTTCCTTAAGATTCAGACGCAGCCAGATGGCAAAGATCATCACCACTACGCTTGCCAGAAACGGAACGCGCCAGCCCCATGCGATCAGCGCTTCACGGTCGAGCGCGAAGAACATCACCGCCCAAATGGCCGTGGCGCTTAGCGTGCCGCAGTTGGTGCCCATCGCCACCAGCGAAGAGATGATCCCGCGCTTGCCTTTCGGCGCGTACTCCGCAAGCATCGTCCCGGCGCCGGAAATTTCCGCCCCGGCGCCCAGCCCCTGAACAATACGCAGGGTCACCAGCAGCACCGGCGCGAAAATGCCTATCTGCCCATAGGTAGGCAACACCCCGATAAGCGTGGTGCAAATCCCCATCATGGTGATCGTAATAAACAGCACCTTTTTACGCCCGACGCGGTCGCCCATCTTGCCGAAAATGAACGCGCCGATAATCCGCGCGATATATCCGGCGCCATAAGTGCCCATCGCCAGAATAAGCGCCATCGCCGCCGATTGCTCCGGGAAAAATATCTCATGGAAGACCAGCGCCGCGCCCAGCGAATAGAGCTGGAAATCCATAAACTCCAGCGCGGTCCCTAGCCAGCCCGACACCGCTGCGCGGACAAGGTCTTTGGTTGTTCGTTCAGATTTATGTTGTGTCATCATCTTTTTCTCTGAGGGTAAGAGGTAAACGGCTATCTCATTATTTTTCTGTGAAAGTCAGTAGCACCTTGCAGCAGCGTTTCTGGTCTTTTTCAAATACCTCAATGGCCTCTCTGACCTGTTGGTATTCAAAATGATGCGTGATCAGCCTCTGCGGGTGGATAAGCTTTTTCTCCATCCAGTCAATCACTACGGGGAATTTCCGCGCATTCAGGCGGGAGGAATAAATAGACAGCTCTTTACCGGTGATCCCTTGCTGAACAAGCGATGAAGGCTCTGTCGAGAAACCCATCAGCACGATTCGACCCGCGGGTGACGCGATGGCAATCGCCTCTGAGAGGATCGCCGGGTGACAGGCGGCATCGACAATAAGCGTCGGCTTAATGCCCCTGGCCTCAAGCAGCCCGGCAAGCGGCTGTTCGCCGTTGTTAATCACCCAGTCGGCACCGTTGCGTTCAGCCAGCGCCAGCCGCTCATCAATACGATCGACGACAATCACCTGCTTCACGCGGTAAACGCCTTTCAGCGCCTGCAGCGTGGTCAGCCCCATCGGACCGGCGCCATAAATAAGGGCAATGTCGTCCTCACGCGGGTTTACCTGTCCGGTCACGTTCGCCGCAATGGTAAACGGTTCGACCATCACGGCATGCTCATCAGGAATTGATGCAGGAACGACCCATGCATTACCCGCCGGAACGACCGCGTATTCGCTGAAACCGCCGTCACGGTGTACGCCAAGCACCACCAGCGAGGTACAGACGTTCGGTTTGCCGACCGAGCAGGGATAGCAGCGGCCGCAGCTGATCACCGGATCGACGCAGACCCGCTGACCCAGTGATTTATCGGTAACCCCGTCGCCCACGGCATCGATCACGCCGAAGAACTCGTGGCCAATCACCCGCGGGTATTTTGCAAAAGGGTTGTGCCCGCGGTAGATATGGCTGTCGGAGCCGCAAATTCCGGCAAGGGTAATACGCACCCGCACCTCGCCTGCTCCCGGCGCCGGAATTTCCCGCTCCTCAATGACCAGTTCATTGGGCTGCTGAATGACGATACTTTTCATTTTACGGTTCCTCACCAGTTCCACAGCGTACCGTCCTCAAGACGGGCAACGGGTAAATAAGCCGGATCATACGGATACTTTGCCGCCAGCTTTTCATCAAATTCGATACCCAACCCCGGCTTGTCGCCCGGATGCATATAGCCGTTATCGAACGTCCAGCTGTGCGGAAAGACGTCCAGCATCTGTTCGGAGTAGCCCATGTACTCCTGCACGCCGAAGTTCGGCACCCACAGGTCAAAATGCAGCGCCGCCGCCATACAGACCGGCGAAAGATCGGACGGACCGTGCGAGCCGGTACGCACCTGATAGAGGGAAGCGAAGTCCGCGATGCGCCGCATCCCGCTTATCCCCCCCGCATGGGTAATGGTGGTGCGGATATAGTCAATAAGCTGCTCCTCTATCAGCTGTTTGCAGTCCCAGATGCTGTTGAACACTTCGCCCACCGCAATCGGCGTGACCGTGTGCTGGCGGATCAGCCGGAAGCACGCCTGGTTCTCCGCCGGAGTCGGATCCTCCATCCAGAACAGGCGGTAGTCCTCGATGCTTTTGCCAAAGCGCGCGGCCTCAATCGGCGTCAGCCGGTGGTGCATGTCATGCAGCAGATGCTCGTGAAAGCCAAACTTATTGCGCACCGCCTCGAACAGTTTCGGCGTGAAGTCGAGGTATTTTTCGGTTGACCACAGCTGTTCTTCGGGCCACTGCCCCTTGGTAGCCGGTTCATAAGCCAGCCCTTTGCCCTTGGCCATGCCGTAGGTGGTTTTCATTCCCGGTACGCCGCACTGGACGCGAATGGCTTTAAACCCCATCTCCTTGTGCCGCGCGTAATCTTCCAGCACATCGTCCAGCGTGTGCCCCGTGGTGTGGCAGTAAACCATGACGCCATCGCGCGAGGCGCCGCCCAGCAGCTGATAGAGCGGCATGTTGGCGGCTTTGGCTTTGATATCCCACAGCGCCGTGTCGACCGCGGAAATCGCCGACATGGTCACCGGGCCACGGCGCCAGTAGGCACCCTTGTAGAAAAACTGCCAGATGTCTTCGATACGCTGCGCATCGCGGCCAATAAGCTGCGGGCAGAGGTGGTCTTTCAGGTAGGAGGCGACCGACAGCTCGCGGCCGTTGAGCGTCGCATCCCCCAGCCCGGTAATCCCGTCCTCGGTGGTGATTTTCAGCGTGACAAAGTTACGCCCCGGGCAGGTCACAAAGACTTCAGCGCCAACAATTTTCATTTCTTATCCTTACATCTCGTCGTTGATGCAGGAAATTTACGCAACTGAACTACTACCATACAAGTATAATGATCACGAAATGACCTGCAGATCACAAAAAAGCAGAAGGACGTGCAAAATATCCGCTGTCAGTGAAAAAGGATGCGCTTCGTTGATGGAAGATACGCGGCGTTTAATTATGCTGAGTAATAATCTGCGCATCTGCAATCAGTCTGACCTTTTGTACATAAAGGGACGTTTTATGAATTTGCATTTTGCGGTGAATACCGCTTACCGGCATCTGAAGCCTAATCGCTGGGATATCGTCGCTTTCCCGCTCATTATTTGCCTGATTGCCATGATGGTGACGGGATTTAACCAGACCATGATGCCCATCGTCAGTCTGAAAACACAGACCATCTCCCTGGATCCCGCCAACCTGCCTGAATACGCCCTGCGTACCACGCTGCGTATGCTGGTTGCGATGATCGCCGCCCTGCTGTTCACCCTGGTTTATGGTACGCTGGCCGCCAGAAGCCGTCGGGCGGAAAAAATCCTGATCCCGATTCTCGATATCCTGCAATCCGTCCCGGTGCTGGGCTATATCTCTTTCACCGTTACGTTCTTTATCGCCCTTTTCCCTGGACGGGTGCTGGGGGTTGAGCTGGCCGCTATCTTCGCCATTTTTACCAGCCAGGCGTGGAACATGACCTTCAGTTTTTATCAGTCGCTGCGTACGGTGCCGCGCGATCTGGTGGAGGTGTCGCGCGGTTTTCACCTGACGCCGTGGCAGCGCTTCTGGAAGCTTGACGTTCCCTTCGCCATGCCGGGGCTCATCTGGAATATGATGATGTCGATGTCCGGCGGCTGGTTTTTCATTGTGGCTTCCGAAGCCATTACCGTGGGGAATAATACCTTCACGCTTCCCGGTATCGGCGCCTACCTCGCCCAGGCGATTTTAAGCAAAAATATGCATGCGATCGGCTGGGTGCTGCTGGCAATGACGCTGGTGATTCTGGCCTACGATCAGCTGCTGTTCCGCCCGCTGGTGGCCTGGGCCGACAAATTTCGTATGGAAAATACCCGCTCAGGCAGCGCGCCAACCTCATGGGTGCTGAACCTGATACGCCGTACGCGCCTGATTCACCGCCTGCTGTCGCCGTTTGGCTTCCTGCTGTCGGGAATGGCGCGTATCCCGCTGCACGTTCCTCTCCCGCACTGGGGAGCGGCCAGCCCGCGCTCCGCCCGGCGGCTTTCGCGGGTCGTCGACATCCTCTGGGGAACGCTGGTCATCCTGCTGGCGCTGTATGTCGCCTGGCGCGTCATTAGCTACGTGAGCGCCGGCGTTTCGCTCAGCGAGGTCGGCCACGTCTTTCTGCTCGGTTTTGCCACGCTGCTGCGCGTCTCCGTGCTGATTCTGATCTCATCGCTGGTCTGGGTTCCCCTTGGCGTGATGATCGGCATGCGCCCTGCGCTGGCGGGAAAAATACAGCCGATCGCGCAATTTCTTGCCGCGTTCCCGGCAAACCTGCTGTTTCCGATTTTTGTCATTACCATCGTGCACTTTCAGCTGAACCCGAACATCTGGCTATCGCCGCTGATCGTGCTGGGTACCCAGTGGTACATCCTGTTTAACGTGGTTGCCGGAACGTCGGCCATACCGAATGACTACCGGGAGGCTGCCGCGAATTTTCATATTCGTGGCTGGCAGTGGTGGCGTGAGGTGATGCTGCCGGGGATTTTCCCCTACTACATTACTGGCGCCATCACCGCGTCCGGCGGCGCATGGAACGCCAGCATCGTGGCGGAGTTTGTGCAATGGGGCGATACTCAGCTCACCGCCTACGGGATAGGCGCCTACATTGCCAAAACCACCGCGGCGGGAGATTTTCCGAAGATAATCCTCGGCGTCGCGGTCATGTCCTTGTTCGTCACCTTATTCAACCGTCTGCTGTGGCGGCCGCTGTACGCCTATGCAGAATCCAGATTCCGCATTGATTAACAAAGGATTCCCCATGCAAGATCAACCTGCAGTACAGGGCCACTCGCCGCAGACCCATAACGAGATTCTGGCCGTGCGCGGGGTATGCCACGGATTTGATAAAGCGCATGACGAAAGGATGATTCTGGATAACGTCAACCTGACGCTGCGTGAAGGCGAAATCGTCGGGCTGCTCGGCCGTTCGGGTTCAGGGAAGTCAACGCTGTTGCGCATTGTTGCCGGGCTTATCGCCCCAACCTCTGGCGAGGTGCAGTTCCAGGGCGCTGCGGTTAACGGTCCCGCGAAAGGCATTTCCATGGTGTTTCAGACCTTCGCGCTGTTTCCCTGGCTGACGGTGCTGCAAAATGTGGAGGCGGGCCTGGAAGCGTTGGGCGTCGCCGCTGCGGAACGCCGCACCCGGGCGCTGGCGGCGATAGACCTGATCGGGCTTGATGGTTTTGAAAACGCCTATCCGCGCGAGCTTTCCGGCGGCATGCGCCAGCGGGTCGGTTTTGCCCGCGCGCTGGTGGTTGATCCCGCGCTTCTGCTGATGGATGAGCCCTTTTCTGCTCTGGATGTACTCACGGCGGAAACCCTGCGTACCGACCTGCTAGACCTGTGGAACGAAAGCAGAATGCCGATTAAATCGGTGCTGATCGTCACGCATAACATCGAGGAAGCGGTGTTTATGTGCGACCGTATTCTGGTGCTGTCATCGAATCCCGGCAAGGTCGTCACAGAAATCAAGGTGCCTTTCCCTCATCCCCGCAACCGTCTGGCCCCCGCCTTCCGCCAGCTGGTGGATGACGTTTATGCGCGCATGACCGCGCGTCCGGTGAGCGGACCGCTGCGAAAAGGCCTCAAACCCGGCGCCGCGCTGCCGCATGTGTCCACCAACCTGATTGCCGGTCTTATCGAAACGCTGTCCGCCGCGCCCTACCACGGACGCGCGGATATGCCGGACATTGCCCATTCCCTGCATCTTGAGGTTGACGATCTGTTCCCTATCGCCGAAGTGCTGCAGTTTCTCGGCTTTGCGGATATCCGCGAAGGGGATATTTTCCTGACGCCGCAGGCCCGGGTATTTGCCGAATCCGACACCCAGGCCCGTAAGGTCATGTTTGCCGACCACCTGCTGCGCTATGTCCCGCTGGCGGCGCTTATCAAAAACGTTCTGGACGAGCGCGCCGATCACCGCGCGCCCAGAGTGCGCTTTGAACAGGAGCTGGAGGATACGCTCGCGAATATCGCCGCAACAGAGACGCTGGATACCGTCATTAACTGGGGCCGCTATGCCGAGATATTTTCATATAACGACCAGACGGAAATATTCAGCCTCGAAGACGTGGAGTTCTAAACCGGGTTACGGCTGGCGGCCGTCGCTACGCGCGTCCCCAGCCTGCCACGATAATCAGCATGCCACACAGCGCAATCGCGGCGCCCGCCCAGTCAGTGCCGCTCAGGCGAACGCCGTCGACATAGCGCAGCCACAGCAGCGCCGTCATCACATACACCCCGCCGTAGGCGGCATACACCCGCCCACTGGCCGCCGGATGCAGCGTCAGCAGCCAGACAAACAGCGCCAGCGCAACCCCCGCCGGCAGCAGCAGCCAGGCGCTGGCGTCCCGTTTCAGCCAGAGCCAGGGGAGATAGCAGCCGAGGATTTCGCAGATAGCCGTCGCAAAAAACAGCAGGGTCGTTTTGAATATAAACAAAATTAAATCGCTCTCCGGGGGCCAGGGGCTTAAGGATAAATTAATATTAAATGGTGAAGAATCTCTTTTTGTATTCGTATTCTCATGTCGGAGGAAAATACAGTGAGTCTCGACAGAATGGCGAAAGTGGTGCTACGACGTCAGGGTATCGGCGTCAAAGAGAAGGTGGTTCGGTTCCGGGGCGCCACCCTGGTATTTCGCTTTAACCAGCAGGGTTACGACATCCTCATCAACGGTAAAAAAGTGCACGAAGTCAAAACCACTGATATCAACGAAGCCGTTCGTATCTACAAAACCACTCTTAGCAGCGCCTGCTGATCCCCGCCATCGCGCCTTTTTGGTTGAAATCGGGTTTAGTTTCCCCGGGCAATAATACCCGTTTGCCAAGTATGCCGTACCGGTGAGTTGTAGTAGACTCTGCCGTGGGTTTACCGTATTTCATCACCCAAAAGGAAACAACAATGAAAGTGACTTTTAGCAAACGCCTGTGTCTGACGGCAATGCTAACACTGGGTGCCATCGCGTACACGGCCTCTGCGTCCGCAGAGACCAGCAAGCTGGTTATCGAATCGGGCGACAGCGCCCAGAGTCGCCAGAATGCCTCGATGGACAAGGAGCAGTGGAACGATACCCGCGCATTACGCCAGAAGGTCAACACGCGTGCCGAGAAAGAGTGGGATAAGCACGACGCGGCCTTTGACTCTCGCGACAAATGCGAGCAAAGCGCCAACCTCAACGCGTACTGGGAGCCAAACACCCTGCGCTGCCTCGACCGTCGCACCGGTCGCCCGCTTGCCCCCTGATATCAAAGGGCGTTCCAGCGCCCTTTCCGCTTCCCCTTAATAAGGATCCCCCATGGCCAACGCTTATACCGTTAAGCTGCGCCCACTGGAGCGCGAAGATCTCCGTTTTGTTCACCAGCTTGATAACAACGCCAGCGTGATGCGCTACTGGTTTGAAGAACCCTACGAGGCGTTTGTCGAACTTTCCGATCTCTATGACAAGCACATTCACGATCAGAGCGAGCGTCGCTTTGTCGTAGAGTGCGACGGCGAGAAAGCCGGGCTGGTCGAACTGGTCGAAATTAACCATGTCCACCGGCGTGCGGAATTTCAGATAATCATCTCCCCCGAGCATCAGGGGAAAGGCCTTGCCTCGAAGGCCGCGCGGCTGGCGATGGATTACGGCTTTACCGTTCTCAACCTGTACAAACTCTACCTGATTGTCGACAGGGACAACGAGAAGGCGATTCATATCTATCGCAAGCTGGGGTTCCAGGTAGAGGGAGAGCTCATCCATGAGTTCTTCATCAACGGCGAATACCGCAATGCTATCCGTATGTGCCTGTTCCAGCACCAGTATCTGGCGGAACACCGTCCCGCCAGTCACGCCATGCTGAAACCCACGGCTCAGTAGTATTCGATGTCGTTTTTGACGGCGTAATGCTGCGTTACCGCCGGCGTTACGCTGTCATCCACCATCTCCAGCTTGCAGCTGACGGGGTTATCGTGTTTGTCGTACTCGCAGGTCTGCGTCACTTTACCCAGGGTTTTGTCGTTCAGGCTGCTGACGGCGGTGTAGTCCATTTTTTTACGCACATCGTGACCCGGCGTCATAACGATACTCAGCGTATCGCCATCCACCACCGAGGTTTTGCCCAGCGGATAGCCTTCGGCGTCATAGCGATAGGTCACCTTCAGCGTCTTGCTGTGAGAGGCCACCACGAATCCGTTGTCGTCGGTGTCCCAGGTAATTCCGGCGGAAGGTAGCGCCGCCAGCTGGCATTTTCCCTGCAGCAAAATGCGTTTTTCCTGCGTTCTGCCGTCAAGGTAGTAGTTCGCATCCAGCACCAGCAGCGCACCGGTGTTATTTTCAAGATCGTGCATCTCTATCTGGTCGAAACAGCCTTCGGCGGATACCTTCGCGCTGACCCGTTTGGTCTCTTTGCCCTGCTCGTTGACCAGCGTCTGGGTGAAGCTTTTCACCGGCCCGCGCAGGGGATCAAAATCAAACTCATTTGAAAAGCTCGCCATCTCAGGCGTATAGGCGACCGGCGACGACGCGTTGTCGCACGCGGTCAGCAGCACCATCAGCGGGAGCACCAACAGCCGTTTTTTCACATTCCGTCCTTCACTGGGGATTTTCTCAATCATATTAGCAAATACAGCAATTTACACTAAGTACGCGGGTCGCAAAGGAAAAAATGGGTACATTGAGGATACCTGACAACGTCAAGAATGGCGGGGATTGCTCCCCGCCAGCGCCCTTACTTAACAGATTCGTAAGCTGTGAAGGCAGTGACTTCCATCTGGCCGATCCGAATGCGTACCTCGCAGAGGTCTTTTCTCGTAACCAGCACCGCCATCACGACGGTAATACAGATGACGATCAGGGCGACGACCATCGCCTTGCGCTGCTTCATAGCCTGCTTCTCCTTGACCCAAAGGTCGGTAAGAGGCTACTCTACATGTGTCGAGCATATAGGGGCCTCAAGTTGATGTTAAAGTCACTTGGGGCTTTTATCTATCTGCCTTTCGGTCATACCTGAGACAGTTAGCCTCAAGCACCCGCCGCGATTTTACACTCTGCCCGTAACCCCATGTATTTATTTTTCTATCCGTTTTCATAGCCATGCTGATATTTTCCCCCTGCCTTCTGCGCGCGATCGCCGCGCATGAAAAGCGCGTCGGGAAACGCGCATTTTTAAGAAATTTCAGAAAGTTAAATGCAAAGACAGAGACTTACACTATTAATGCTATGCTTTTATCTCTACTCTGCGAAAAGGAAATGCTAAGGAGATGCTTATGAACAAGACGCGCTGGCTGTTAGCCCTTCTGCTTGCAGGCGCCATGCCCGCCCTCGCGGCGCCGGATTCCTGTGAGCGGGTAAAGGATGAAATTCAGCAGAAAATCATCAATAACGGCGTGCCGGAGTCCGGATTTACGCTGGAGATTGTGCCTAACGATCAGGCCGATCGTGCGGATGCCCAGGTCGTCGGCCATTGCGCCAACGATACCTTCAAGATTATTTATACCCGTACTGACGGCGATCAGCAGTAACGCCTTTCAGATGAAAGATATTATCCCTGATTTGACCAGGGATAATATCTCGCGCCCTCTGTGCCAGTAACATCACTCCACCATTACCCTGGCGTCCGCCGGGCATTTAACATGGCTGGAGTGCACAATGTCTGAACATGAACTCCACGGCGGCATCAGCCGTCGTTCTCTGATTAAATCCTCAGCTATCGGTTCACTGGCGCTGGCCGCGGGCGGTCTTTCCCTGCCTTTCAGCCTGCGCGGCGCGGCGGCGGCCGTCCAGCAGGCGGCCGCACCGCACGATAGCGTCGTCTGGGGAGCCTGTTCCGTAAACTGCGGCAGCCGCTGCGCCCTGCGTCTGCACGTGCGCGATAACGAAGTGTACTGGGTGGAAACGGACAATACCGGCGATGACGTCTACGGCGACCACCAGGTGCGCGCCTGTCTGCGCGGGCGTTCAATTCGTCGGCGAATTAACCATCCCGAACGTCTCAACTACCCGATGAAACGCGTGGGCAAACGCGGCGAAGGCAAATTTGAGCGAATCAGCTGGCAGGAAGCGCTGGATACCATCTCCGGCGACCTGCAACGCATTGTCAGGCAGTACGGCAACGAAGCGGTCTACATCAACTACTCTTCCGGCATTGTCGGCGGCAATATCACCCGCTCTTCGCCCTATGCATCGCTGGTGGCGCGCCTGATGAACTGCTACGGCGGCTATCTCAGCCATTACGGCACCTACAGCACGGCGCAAATCGCCTGCGCGATGCCCTACACCTACGGCTCAAACGACGGCAACAGCACCTCCGATATCGAAAACAGCAGGCTGGTGGTGATGTTCGGCAACAACCCGGCGGAAACCCGCATGAGCGGCGGCGGTATTACGTATTTTCTTGAGCAGGCGCGGGAGCGCTCCAACGCGCGAATGATCGTTATCGACCCGCGCTATACCGATACCGCAGCGGGGCGCGAAGATGAATGGGTTCCTGTTCGCCCGGGCACCGATGCCGCGCTGGTCGCGGGCATCGCCTGGGTGCTGATCGATGAAAACCTCGTCGACCAGCCTTTTTTGGATAAGTACTGCGTCGGCTACGACGAGAAAACCCTGCCGGAAGGCGCGCCGGCCAACGGTCATTACAAGGCCTATATCCTCGGCCAGGGCGATGACGGCGTGGCCAAAACACCGGCCTGGGCTGCGCGTATTACCGGCGTTCCGGAAGACAAAATCATCCAGCTGGCGCGGGAGATAGGCAGCACTAAACCGGCGTATATCTGTCAGGGCTGGGGACCGCAGCGCCAGGCGAACGGCGAGCTGACCTCGCGCGCCATCGCCATGCTGGCGATTCTCACCGGCAATGTGGGCATCAGCGGCGGCAACAGCGGCGCCCGCGAGTCCACCTACACCATCACCATCGAGCGCATGCCGGTGCTTGAGAACCCGGT harbors:
- the ynfE gene encoding selenate/tellurate reductase subunit YnfE, translating into MSEHELHGGISRRSLIKSSAIGSLALAAGGLSLPFSLRGAAAAVQQAAAPHDSVVWGACSVNCGSRCALRLHVRDNEVYWVETDNTGDDVYGDHQVRACLRGRSIRRRINHPERLNYPMKRVGKRGEGKFERISWQEALDTISGDLQRIVRQYGNEAVYINYSSGIVGGNITRSSPYASLVARLMNCYGGYLSHYGTYSTAQIACAMPYTYGSNDGNSTSDIENSRLVVMFGNNPAETRMSGGGITYFLEQARERSNARMIVIDPRYTDTAAGREDEWVPVRPGTDAALVAGIAWVLIDENLVDQPFLDKYCVGYDEKTLPEGAPANGHYKAYILGQGDDGVAKTPAWAARITGVPEDKIIQLAREIGSTKPAYICQGWGPQRQANGELTSRAIAMLAILTGNVGISGGNSGARESTYTITIERMPVLENPVKTSISCFSWTDAIARGPEMTKKRDGVRGKDKLDVPIKFIWNYAGNTLTNQHSDINKTHDILQDDSQCEMIVVIDNFMTSSAKYADILLPDLMTVEQEDIIPNDYAGNMGYLIFLQPVTAPKFERKPIYWIMSEVAKRLGPDVYQKFTEGRTQSQWLQHLYAKMVAKDPQLPAYDELKAMGIYKRKDPNGHFVAYKAFRDDPVASPLKTPSGKIEIYSARLAQIAASWQLEKDETISPLPVYASTFEGWDDPQRRDYPLQLFGFHYKARTHSSYGNIDVLQAACRQEVWINPADAARRGIANGDMVRVFNARGELRIPAKVTPRIMPGVSAMGQGAWHDASMGGDRIDRGACINTLTTHRPSPLAKGNPQHTNLVEIEKV